GGTAAACATGTCGATGTCCGGGTTAGACGTCAGCGCCTGACCGGTCTCAATCCCTCCCGGCACTACCGACAACACCCCCTCGGGCAGGCCCACCTCGGCGAACACCTCCGCCAAAGCGTTTGCGGTCAGCGGTGTTTCGGCGGCGGGCTTGAGCACGATGGTGCAGCCGGCCAGCAGCGCCGGCGCAATCTTGTTGACGGCCAGAAACAGCGGGACGTTCCAGGCCACGATCGCGCCCACCACACCGACCGGCTCACGGCTGACAATGCTCTGTCCATAGGAGCCGGTGCGGGTTTCGGTCCAGGTGACCTTGTCCGCTGCACCGGCAAAGTAGTTCATCGCCCCCATCGAACCCATCCAGTGCATCGTCTCGATGATGGTCGGCGGCTGGCCGGTTTCGGCTGCGAGCAGCTTGGTGAACAGGTCCTTGCGCTCAGCCAGCATCTTGACCGCCGCAGCGATCACCGCCGCACGCTCGTGCGGCGGGGTCGAGGGCCAGGGGCCGTTGTCGAACGCCGCACGTGCTGCGGCGACCGCGGCGTCGACGTCGGCGGCGGCCGCCATCGGCACCTTGCCGACATATTCCCCAGTGGCTGGGCAGCGTACCTCGATAACATCGGAGGTCGACGGTTTGGTCCACTTGCCGCCGATGAAAAGCTTGTCGTATTCCGTGGCACTGTCAGACATATGCGCCGCTCCTCCTCATCGCTGCGCTCGGCATCGTCGCCGGCGGTCATGGCGTCACCCTACCCAAGCCGAACGCGAAACGAGAACGTGTTCCATTATTAGGGTGTGAGCACCAATACCAGATTGCTCACCAGGAACTCACGCAGCACCGGGACGGATGTCAGCCACCACGCCCATCTGGGGTGGTAGCGGGGAAATACGGCTAACGCGGCTCCGGTGCCGGCAGCCCAGCGCAGACCCTCGGCGGCGGACACGGCAAACAACGACGACCCATAGTTGTTCTTTGCCGGATGGCCGTGTTTGCGGACATATCGGGCGGCGGCGCGGGCGCCGCCGAGGTAGTGGCTGAGGCCCATCTCGTGCCCGCCGAATGGCCCCAGCCAAACCGTGTAGGACAGCACGACCAACCCGCCTGGCTTGGTCACCCGCAGCATCTCGGTGCCAAGCTGCCAGGGGCGCGGCACGTGTTCGGCGACATTGGAGGACAAGCAGATGTCTACCGAGTCGTCGGCGAACGGCAGTGCCATGCCTGACGCCCGGACGAACATGCCGGGCCGGCCGGTGAACGCAGGTCCGGCGGCATGCATTTCATCAGGGTCCGGCTCGACGCCGATGTAGCCGACACCGGCGTCGGAGAACGCCGTCGCGAAATACCCCGGCCCGCCGCCAACGTCGAGCAGCGTACGGCCAACTGGCGGCTCGCTATGTGTGGCCAGCCACAGATCGCCGATCATTGCTGCGGTGTCGGCCGCCAGTGTGCGATAGAACCGTGCCGGGTCGCGCTGCTCGTAGCGGAAGTCTGCCAGCAGTCGCAGCGAGCGCCGCAGTGTCGCCCGTCGCGCGAACACATCGGTGACCGCCACCTGGCACACCCTACGGCCCGCTAGGCTATCGACCAATGTCTGCTCTGCGCTCGGTGTTGCTGCTGTGCTGGCGCGACATCGGGCACCCCCAGGGGGGCGGGAGCGAAGCCTATCTGCAACGCATCGGGGCTCAGTTGGCCGCATCGGGCATTGCAGTCACGTTGCGCACCGCTCGCTATCCCGGTGCGCCACGGCATGAACTGGTCGACGGGGTGCGGATCAGTCGTGCCGGCGGGCGCTACTCGGTGTATCTATGGGCGTTGCTGGCGATGGCCGCAGCCCGATGTGGGCTTGGGCCGCTGCGCCGAGTGCGCCCGGATGTGGTCGTCGATACCCAAAACGGCTGGCCGTTTGTGGCCCGGCTGTTGTATGGCCGGCGGTCGCTGGTACTGGTACACCATTGCCACCGTGAGCAGTGGCCGGTGGCCGGGCGGATGATGGGTCGGCTCGGCTGGTATGTCGAGTCGATGTTGTCGCCACGGCTACACCGGCGCAACCAGTACGTGACGGTGTCGCTGCCGTCGGCGCGGGATCTGATCGCCCTCGGTGTGGACAGCGAGCGGATCGCTGTGGTGCGCAACGGCCTCGACGAGGCGCCGTCGCCAACGTTGTCCGGCCCACGTGCGCCCACGCCGCGTGT
Above is a window of Mycobacterium tuberculosis H37Rv DNA encoding:
- a CDS encoding methyltransferase, which gives rise to MAVTDVFARRATLRRSLRLLADFRYEQRDPARFYRTLAADTAAMIGDLWLATHSEPPVGRTLLDVGGGPGYFATAFSDAGVGYIGVEPDPDEMHAAGPAFTGRPGMFVRASGMALPFADDSVDICLSSNVAEHVPRPWQLGTEMLRVTKPGGLVVLSYTVWLGPFGGHEMGLSHYLGGARAAARYVRKHGHPAKNNYGSSLFAVSAAEGLRWAAGTGAALAVFPRYHPRWAWWLTSVPVLREFLVSNLVLVLTP